The sequence below is a genomic window from Ctenopharyngodon idella isolate HZGC_01 chromosome 11, HZGC01, whole genome shotgun sequence.
CACTCTGAGCTCCTCTGAGCAACGACGCAGACTGTGAGGTGCTCCTGCTGTCCTTCGAGCTCACGTCATCACTGTAACGTCTGTTCAGAAAGTCCTCTTTGCTGTAGCGGTCGGCTGAGACCTTCACGACTTTTGCTTGGTTCTTTCCAGCTCCACTTTTACGCAGGAAGTTTGCACCGAAAGATGTCCTTGTGCCATCTTGAGAGGTCTGCATAAGGTTTTTCTGGATTAGCTGCTTTACTGCGTTGCTTGATTTGACCTGGTTATGAGTATATCAGAAAAATCAGTCAAAATAACTTTCTAAACACTGACAACAGCTACAATTATGCAAAAGTTACCTTTCCTGTGATGTCATTAATGGCAACATGCACAAAGATAGATGCTTCTTCCATACCTTCTAAATAGACATGCCGATATCCTGTGGGACAAGAATATAATATAAGGCTGACTGACTGaatttttgacaaaaatgtaaatgtatacattGTCTGTgcaataatgtcactgattggCATGTAGTTTACCTGGCATCATGCTTTTAAATGCTATGGTTCTCTGTCCAATGAAGTCTCTTCCAATTGGATCATGATCCCAAACCATAAAGCGCACTAAGGCAATCTGAGGCATGTGTAGCGTAAACACTAGTGTTTCCTCCCACATGGGGTTAAAACCTGTTAGTATGGCATTAAAACACGagaaaagtatatatatatgtgtatatatgatcATCTTTAATTACAATTCATTTCCATTTGGAGAACTAAAAAATGATTTGCGGTTCAGTCAGAGAGTTTGTCTAGACTAAAGATTTAAAATCATACGAATGCACCTCATTTGATTTTACGACTCGTGAATCTTTTTAAGTGACTGAACGATTCTTAAAAGTCATCTTCCTTTTACTTGGCAAAgtgctttaaaaaatacaaagacaTCTGTctggcatttatttaaatgaaaaatataaataaattgtgttACGGGTGAATAATGACGTCCTGTTTCCATCAGTGTCAGTCACTAAAAACACATATGAATCAACCACTAACCTTATAGATGATATTATATTTGAATTATCAGTACTGCCAAATTTGGTTTGCACAATCTAGATTTGTACTTACCATTGTCATCTACTACTCTTGTCTGCTGTTTATTACAATCAATAGGCAATCCAATTATCTCCACTTCCACAAAGGGATCTATGATCTGGACAACAAAACAGGCCTGTTACACATGTTACACAATATTACGTACTTTCATTTTAAGTATGAGCGAACTCACCTCTCCTCTGTCCCCTAACATGGAGTCTTTTGGCTTCGGTAGCTGCTGGCCACTAATTATCTTGAGCACTAGCTGAGATTTCCTGTGTCCCGGCAAAGGGTCTTCCAGCGTAGGATTAAAGGCACCTGTGAGGACAATCATTATGTGTGGTGAAAATTGCCtttcaaagaaaataataaaaatcacgCATCAAAGAAATGTATCTTTTTTATCTTTACTCCAGAGAAACCATCTTACCTTTACACATGCATTTTGGCTTCAGCACATAGCCGCAGTTTCCATTTGCTGCAAATTTTGCCCTGTTCAGCTGTAGCATACGGCCTTCTGTTTGATAGTTGAGAGCAACTGGAAAGATGAAACAACATTTCGAACAAATGCACGGCACAACTGtgaaaaaagagaaagccaTTTGCCAGCAGTGATCCATGGCTGTTCAAATCAAAGTCTTCGCTGTTTCATCATTAATGAAAAACAACAGGCTTTGATGATAattagaaagaaaataattcataataaattaaagaaaaaaaggtaattcAAACCTAAATGACATCCTGCATTCCAAAAAGGCTGAGGATTGAAGTTGCTCGAATCGACACGGAAGTTGGAGGGGTAGACTCTTAAGAGTTGCCGTTGATTGAAGCGAACTAACTGAGCAGGTTTTAGCTGCAGAATCTGGTTAGTTATACTCTCGTTTAAGGAGGAGACCTGCCAGCTGCACATGTATGCTGCAACACAAACGTGGTTTATTTAGACATAAACATCAAGAAGACATTTACAGTTTGTGCTCATAGAGGTCTTACCTTGAGTTTCTATATCATGAACACGCACCGACTTTGTGTATTTAACGAGATCAGAGAGGGCGCGAGAAAGTCTCATTGTTTTCCTCCGTCTGCAAAAAtgtccataaaacatggaatatCATTAGACTGGACAGATTTagatacacactgtaaaaatgtttgtaaaaatgctacaatAAAACTACTACCTTTCTATATACAGTGAAAGAATATATGGAGAATTAATTTTACTGtacaataatgtaaaaatgatatgctattattaaaatattctgtaatttaaaaaacgttttgttgAAACAGTAAAAAGACGTTTTCATAAGTCTCTATGTGATGCATCACAattgatttatataatttaaatagtaTTGTTTTTTCAGTTATGCACATAGGGGCTTtctgttatattttatattctttaaataaaatttattgcattatataaaCAATCATGAATATACAGGCACCAAAATGCCATCCTGTAATGCTGGAAAcatcttctttttttaattctgaattTCTAGCAACCACAgatttttttaccataaattaaacttttttttttttttttacagtacacaGAGAATTCAACAACAAACCGTATCTCCTGAAATACTCACTTGCCATAGTCGATGACCTGTTTATCATTACCGCTTGGGGTTTCCAGCTCAGTATCAGAGTCACTCAGGATGGGcttcttttttaatttcacacgttttttcttctaaaacaCAGATTGTGGAACAATCTAGACCGTATAATTCTGCTTTTGTGATATTTTCCCCTATTTAAATGGAAATGTGATGTGACAAGTGGAAAGTGTTTGCAGACCTTGCGCCTGAAGCTGCCCATGAACGACCTCCGTGAGCGTTTCTTTGATTCATCACCTGTCTCTGGTGCTCCTTCTGTGGTCTGTAAACCAGAACACTGCAGTTTTTAGTCAGACACTCCAGATGGGGAATAACCCAATTATTCTAATGTAGACAAAAGGAAAAAGCATCTCACATCTCCATTAATttgctcctcttcctcctcctcctcttcaccGCTGTCTTCATCAGACACATCCCCTTCTTCTGCATCAGCATCAATGTTTGCTGGCAGCTTCTTTCCCTGGAAAGCACCTCAGTGTTCATTTTTCCCCCATGATTTGGTCACAGAAATATTCTACTTTCAACTTTACTCAGTGTTTTCTAagacaaatgtaaaatattagcTCACCTTGACAAGTACTTTCCCTTTCAAAACCTCTGGAGATGGCAGACGCCTGgattcattcacatttatatttgACAGGTCCAGCTTGTCCTGTAGAACGTCCATGAGGTATTGAGCCATTTTCTTCTGCTGAGGCACAGTGCAGTGGTTCTCTATAGAAA
It includes:
- the LOC127522239 gene encoding 1-phosphatidylinositol 4,5-bisphosphate phosphodiesterase eta-2-like — protein: MGSFRRKKKKRVKLKKKPILSDSDTELETPSGNDKQVIDYGKRRKTMRLSRALSDLVKYTKSVRVHDIETQAYMCSWQVSSLNESITNQILQLKPAQLVRFNQRQLLRVYPSNFRVDSSNFNPQPFWNAGCHLVALNYQTEGRMLQLNRAKFAANGNCGYVLKPKCMCKGAFNPTLEDPLPGHRKSQLVLKIISGQQLPKPKDSMLGDRGEIIDPFVEVEIIGLPIDCNKQQTRVVDDNGKYKSRLCKPNLAVLIIQI